One Paenibacillus sp. FSL W8-0186 genomic window carries:
- a CDS encoding S-layer homology domain-containing protein translates to MQRFKKSFVWLALMSLIIGLVPVGLTQTVEAATPPSYFIPDDLKLQSTNSLDLNSTDPVLGLSRQSVRVSSTQNFPVDGTYNQVSADLEVTVQQLNSTSSGGWAPDSTRIITDRITDNGNNRFSVNLRLFSGYNKVTFSGSQGNNKRSDTFYILYDRVPTLVSANVLYPGGGSSPVSLNEDARAVVSNSRIIVRGNYENATKITLDIGDGSGGQQATLIDSQKEFFSSYIDLKPGLNTLTIAIENETSKVTVTRELYFFDENQPFVELGLKHSAYADPIDLLSQTIPTVAQAPDSAALTGQVLVPYKSVPFDGNNELIVEVNGTAPVSLTATASEDLIIPGPDGQTPTYRLVTFTTNGDFQFDGTGLQNIEVAITYGPSPADRYEASKRASFKYLPGQMIIKNMYLLEGYDGNTANYGMATKKPLNNSQVSSSEFYILVESDAPIGSTPALKGTYLPLSTRDVTLTYAAQPGGLTNQAVYKVTGFSSGTQQVRFYFDGSVDAYYNAYISYVSRSRIYVTDLLDGQTIQLDSSSSTGRVISLNGQYIGFGNDGTSTHNFYNQVFVNGVEQLPGNQGNWLNETSGTFRLDFNVDNSGPLYYGQNTIVLKGKTTGANPTGTTPTEITETIRFFIIDTNVSTIEKFIPVAAPVVSTDRPVFYENFGSNNLSKIFEQATDFTPTDEGFATGRTSYDLVLHGGGAERVELYSGSTLMFSFDIDTNQASNHHVGSTYGSNGLIYDFSGDQNNFIFRIRDIKFDKDISAAHIYNLDLINRTGSRTSQKLEVKREVSALRILAPQPTVGKDIIVNRNFVRFDIEAEGATSVKIGKEQAVKRTDLPADATSRFALDYVGLKKDGWTTIKIEVDRNGVKSSTDVRVYYASAVAIDSQFMAEKVSNKYSVFNKKLELSFPKGTVLQNAVVPKNTVVKFYPDNKLLFGIADPTDGVVERRNDYGNIIFDPLSGEDSGYRKIGKPDYEVSLFNMNANTFNFIRVSDIYWISGGVGELGNSPSMNGLPPYSSWYSYPSTDSHEPISFMGVDATRRLKPSQRGELTLAFDPNVVDAAGTAITVFRLTDGGVWENIGGEVDTKKGTITVPFDQFGYYKVMKLRSSYKDITNHGWAREVLNALYSKGIMMNNGLRSDSFGTDDTIKRGEFATLLVKGLNLPLNYDDNQTFFDVVPAAKTNTWSYAYIETAARAGIISGLGEGYFGVDEDLTREQAAIMIARALRLKLDANDTKLQSSLAKTFMDSSRIDVYARPAVQAVYKAKIMTGTPVTVPGQKKSSLNFNPKSPMTRAEAGKITVELLKKSTKIFPKNLS, encoded by the coding sequence ATGCAGCGCTTTAAAAAGTCATTCGTGTGGCTGGCCTTAATGTCTTTAATTATTGGACTTGTTCCAGTAGGCCTGACACAAACTGTGGAGGCGGCGACACCGCCATCCTACTTTATTCCAGATGACCTTAAGCTTCAAAGCACGAACTCGCTAGATTTGAACAGTACTGACCCGGTACTGGGATTAAGCAGACAAAGCGTCCGCGTTTCGTCTACCCAAAACTTTCCGGTAGATGGGACTTATAATCAGGTAAGCGCCGATCTGGAGGTAACGGTTCAGCAACTGAACTCGACATCTTCCGGCGGTTGGGCTCCTGACAGCACACGGATCATCACGGACAGAATCACGGATAACGGGAATAACCGGTTCTCGGTTAATCTCCGCCTGTTCTCTGGCTATAACAAGGTTACATTCTCCGGGAGCCAGGGCAATAATAAACGTTCCGATACATTCTATATTTTATATGACCGGGTTCCAACTTTGGTGAGCGCCAATGTCTTGTATCCGGGAGGCGGCTCCAGCCCGGTCAGCTTAAATGAAGATGCAAGAGCAGTTGTCTCCAACAGCCGTATTATCGTTAGAGGTAACTATGAAAATGCCACCAAAATCACACTCGATATCGGCGATGGCAGCGGAGGTCAACAAGCGACGCTGATCGATAGCCAGAAGGAGTTTTTCTCCAGCTATATAGATCTTAAACCAGGCTTGAATACGTTAACGATTGCTATCGAGAACGAGACGAGTAAAGTTACGGTGACTAGAGAGCTGTATTTCTTTGACGAGAATCAGCCTTTCGTAGAGCTCGGTCTGAAGCATTCGGCTTATGCCGACCCAATTGACCTATTGAGCCAAACGATTCCTACGGTTGCCCAGGCACCGGATAGCGCAGCTCTGACCGGTCAAGTGCTGGTTCCATATAAGTCTGTTCCGTTTGACGGGAACAATGAATTAATTGTGGAAGTAAACGGAACCGCCCCGGTTTCGTTGACGGCAACGGCATCGGAGGATTTGATCATTCCGGGCCCAGATGGGCAAACGCCAACTTATCGCTTGGTCACATTTACGACGAACGGTGATTTTCAGTTTGACGGCACCGGTCTGCAAAATATTGAAGTAGCGATTACTTACGGTCCTTCTCCGGCGGACAGATATGAAGCGAGCAAACGGGCTTCGTTTAAATATCTGCCAGGGCAAATGATTATTAAGAACATGTATTTGCTGGAAGGCTATGACGGCAATACTGCAAACTATGGCATGGCTACCAAGAAGCCGCTTAACAATTCCCAGGTAAGCTCTTCCGAGTTCTACATCCTGGTCGAAAGCGATGCGCCGATTGGGAGCACGCCGGCATTGAAGGGAACTTATCTTCCATTAAGCACGAGAGATGTCACTTTAACTTATGCAGCTCAACCAGGCGGATTGACGAACCAGGCTGTGTATAAGGTGACAGGCTTCTCGAGCGGTACGCAGCAAGTACGCTTTTACTTTGACGGTTCTGTAGATGCTTACTACAACGCATATATTTCCTATGTTTCAAGAAGCAGAATTTACGTGACGGATTTGCTTGATGGCCAGACCATTCAGCTGGATTCAAGCTCGTCTACAGGGAGAGTCATTTCGTTAAACGGCCAATATATCGGCTTTGGAAATGACGGGACATCTACGCATAACTTCTACAACCAGGTCTTTGTGAACGGCGTGGAACAGCTGCCGGGCAACCAAGGGAACTGGCTGAATGAAACTTCGGGTACGTTTAGGCTTGATTTTAACGTGGATAATAGCGGGCCGCTGTATTACGGTCAGAACACGATCGTGTTAAAAGGTAAAACGACGGGGGCGAACCCTACGGGAACTACCCCAACTGAAATTACTGAGACAATCCGTTTCTTTATTATCGATACGAACGTTTCTACGATAGAGAAGTTTATCCCTGTTGCCGCTCCGGTGGTCAGCACGGATCGTCCTGTATTCTATGAGAACTTTGGCAGCAACAATTTAAGCAAAATTTTTGAGCAGGCTACAGACTTTACGCCAACGGATGAAGGATTTGCCACGGGCAGAACGAGCTATGATCTAGTCCTTCATGGAGGCGGCGCTGAAAGAGTCGAGCTTTACAGCGGGTCGACGCTCATGTTCAGCTTTGATATTGATACAAATCAAGCTAGCAATCACCATGTTGGGTCTACTTATGGCAGCAACGGCTTGATTTACGACTTCTCCGGTGACCAGAACAACTTTATTTTCCGAATCCGGGACATCAAGTTTGACAAGGATATTTCAGCAGCGCATATTTACAATCTGGATTTAATCAACAGAACAGGCTCACGCACATCACAAAAGCTGGAAGTGAAACGCGAAGTATCTGCGTTACGTATTCTGGCCCCTCAACCTACCGTCGGCAAAGATATTATCGTGAACCGCAACTTCGTTCGCTTTGATATCGAAGCAGAGGGCGCGACGAGCGTGAAAATCGGCAAGGAACAGGCGGTGAAGCGCACGGATCTGCCAGCTGATGCAACTAGCCGCTTTGCCCTGGATTATGTCGGCTTGAAAAAGGATGGCTGGACCACGATTAAAATTGAGGTTGATCGTAACGGTGTTAAGTCCAGTACGGACGTTAGAGTTTACTATGCGAGCGCCGTTGCCATAGACTCGCAATTTATGGCAGAGAAAGTAAGCAATAAATACAGTGTCTTTAATAAGAAATTGGAACTGTCTTTCCCTAAAGGAACCGTGCTGCAGAATGCTGTAGTACCTAAGAATACGGTTGTGAAGTTCTATCCAGACAACAAGCTGTTGTTCGGGATTGCAGATCCGACGGACGGCGTTGTCGAGAGAAGAAACGACTATGGTAACATTATCTTTGATCCGCTTAGCGGAGAAGATAGCGGATATCGCAAAATCGGCAAGCCTGATTATGAAGTCAGCTTGTTCAACATGAATGCAAACACATTCAACTTTATCAGAGTGTCCGACATTTATTGGATCAGCGGCGGAGTCGGCGAGCTTGGCAATTCACCTTCCATGAACGGATTGCCTCCATATTCCTCGTGGTATTCGTATCCATCCACGGATAGCCATGAACCGATCAGCTTTATGGGAGTAGATGCAACCCGCAGATTGAAGCCTTCTCAACGCGGCGAATTGACGTTGGCTTTTGATCCTAACGTAGTTGATGCTGCTGGTACGGCTATTACAGTGTTCCGTTTGACGGACGGCGGTGTATGGGAGAATATCGGCGGTGAAGTGGATACGAAGAAAGGAACCATCACAGTTCCATTCGATCAATTTGGTTACTATAAAGTTATGAAGCTGAGAAGCAGCTATAAAGACATTACCAACCATGGCTGGGCGCGTGAAGTGTTGAATGCCCTATACTCCAAAGGTATCATGATGAACAATGGATTGCGTTCCGATTCGTTTGGAACAGACGATACGATCAAACGCGGCGAATTCGCCACTCTGTTGGTCAAGGGATTGAATCTACCATTGAACTATGACGACAATCAAACGTTCTTTGACGTCGTTCCAGCGGCGAAGACCAATACGTGGTCCTATGCCTATATTGAAACGGCTGCAAGAGCGGGCATCATTTCTGGCCTTGGTGAGGGTTATTTCGGAGTAGACGAAGACCTGACTAGAGAGCAGGCGGCAATTATGATCGCGAGAGCGTTGAGACTGAAGCTTGATGCTAACGACACTAAGCTGCAATCCTCATTGGCGAAGACATTTATGGATTCGTCGCGGATCGATGTTTACGCCCGTCCAGCAGTGCAGGCTGTTTATAAAGCCAAGATTATGACGGGTACGCCGGTTACCGTTCCAGGACAGAAGAAGAGTTCGCTTAACTTCAATCCTAAGAGCCCGATGACCCGCGCAGAAGCAGGGAAGATTACGGTAGAGCTTCTTAAGAAGAGTACGAAGATTTTCCCTAAAAACTTAAGCTAG
- a CDS encoding MraY family glycosyltransferase — MWLIYIIGFVVSLGLALGLTPLVKRFAIKTGTVDVPNARKVHTKVMPRLGGLGIYLAFIVAFFIVFPFIPDAFSVREANFVKAFLVGGTMILLLGALDDRFDLSAKLKFLVQIATACVVVFGFDIKLEFANIPFHSYSSVESWIAIPFTILWIVGVTNAINLIDGLDGLAAGVSAIAIGTIAVMAFLMGNNVVALLCLLLLGSIIGFLYFNFHPAKIFMGDSGALFLGFSLALLSLLGFKQIAIVSFLTPLILIGVPLSDTLFAIVRRWVQKKPIFSPDKGHLHHCLRELGFSHRQTVLIIYGIAAFFGVLAIIQSSAAMYNANWVTFVVICIMVFFLQIGAEVIGLIGKTKRPLLDFFARLRMKANAERGSK, encoded by the coding sequence ATGTGGCTAATATACATCATCGGGTTTGTCGTGTCGCTCGGCCTGGCGCTGGGTTTGACGCCGCTCGTCAAGAGGTTTGCTATTAAGACGGGCACGGTAGACGTCCCTAATGCGCGGAAGGTGCATACGAAAGTCATGCCGAGATTGGGCGGACTGGGAATATATTTGGCATTTATCGTTGCTTTTTTTATCGTGTTCCCGTTTATTCCGGACGCTTTCTCCGTGCGTGAAGCGAACTTCGTTAAAGCGTTTTTGGTTGGCGGGACGATGATTCTGCTGCTTGGCGCGCTGGACGATCGCTTCGACTTGTCTGCCAAATTGAAGTTTCTTGTGCAAATTGCTACGGCGTGTGTTGTCGTATTCGGTTTTGATATCAAACTGGAGTTCGCCAATATTCCTTTTCATTCGTATTCATCGGTGGAGAGTTGGATCGCTATCCCGTTCACCATTCTCTGGATCGTCGGCGTCACGAACGCTATTAATCTGATTGACGGCCTAGATGGCTTGGCGGCAGGGGTATCGGCGATTGCTATTGGCACGATTGCGGTTATGGCCTTCCTTATGGGGAATAATGTTGTGGCGCTGCTGTGCCTGCTGTTGCTTGGCAGCATTATCGGATTTCTGTATTTCAATTTTCACCCGGCCAAAATATTCATGGGTGATTCGGGTGCGCTCTTCTTGGGCTTTAGCCTGGCGCTGCTCTCGCTCCTCGGTTTTAAGCAGATTGCGATCGTATCGTTCTTGACGCCGCTCATCTTGATCGGCGTACCCTTATCCGATACGTTATTTGCCATCGTGCGCCGCTGGGTGCAGAAGAAGCCAATTTTTTCACCGGATAAAGGCCATTTGCATCATTGTCTTCGCGAGCTTGGTTTTTCCCACCGTCAGACAGTGCTGATCATCTACGGTATCGCGGCGTTCTTCGGGGTGCTGGCCATTATTCAATCGTCGGCAGCGATGTACAATGCGAACTGGGTTACGTTCGTCGTCATTTGCATCATGGTCTTCTTCCTGCAAATCGGCGCCGAGGTCATCGGGCTGATCGGCAAGACCAAGCGTCCGCTGCTTGATTTTTTTGCCCGCTTGCGTATGAAGGCGAATGCGGAGCGCGGCTCGAAGTAA
- a CDS encoding WecB/TagA/CpsF family glycosyltransferase, protein MQETVQYLTGAISARKPHQVITANPIMVMAALENPSYKQMMQQADLIVPDGSGVVWASRVGGDPVAERVAGFDLLHELMKEGERHRWRVYLLGASPEVVQEAANRLKMQYPGTEIVGYRDGYFGPEQDDEVIEEVRRTSPDLLFVARGADTQEPWIAKHKQRLAVPVMMGVGGSFDVISGRTKRAPKVFQKLRLEWLYRLIKEPTRFRRMLALPKFAVRVLRERGNLTKSR, encoded by the coding sequence ATGCAGGAGACCGTTCAATATTTGACCGGCGCGATATCCGCCCGCAAACCGCATCAAGTGATTACCGCAAACCCGATTATGGTGATGGCCGCTCTGGAGAATCCCTCCTATAAGCAAATGATGCAGCAAGCGGATCTGATTGTGCCCGACGGCTCGGGTGTGGTGTGGGCGTCGCGTGTCGGCGGCGATCCGGTCGCGGAACGGGTGGCGGGTTTTGACCTTCTTCATGAGCTGATGAAGGAAGGAGAGCGCCATCGCTGGAGGGTATATTTGTTAGGGGCGAGCCCGGAAGTCGTGCAAGAGGCGGCGAATCGGCTCAAAATGCAATATCCGGGAACGGAAATTGTAGGGTATCGGGACGGATATTTCGGCCCGGAGCAGGATGATGAGGTTATAGAGGAAGTTCGCAGAACCAGCCCGGATCTCCTGTTTGTTGCTCGCGGGGCGGATACACAGGAGCCATGGATCGCTAAACATAAGCAGCGTCTTGCCGTGCCTGTCATGATGGGCGTGGGCGGCAGCTTCGATGTCATATCCGGCCGGACCAAACGCGCCCCAAAGGTGTTCCAGAAGCTTCGGCTTGAATGGTTATACCGCCTGATAAAGGAGCCGACCCGGTTCCGTAGAATGCTTGCGCTGCCGAAATTCGCAGTACGCGTGCTGCGTGAGAGAGGAAATCTTACGAAATCGCGGTAA
- the csaB gene encoding polysaccharide pyruvyl transferase CsaB, whose product MVATSSQTIVISGYYGFRNIGDEAVLQSILTALREESEAAGLRIEPVVLSIDPEWTARTYGVKAVHRMKFSEVRDAIKNSSGLISGGGSLLQDATGVKTIPYYLGVVKLAQWLRKPTFVYAQGIGPVNRRMFRPLIASVYRRCEYVSVRDVESSALLRDIGIPKNMIEVVPDPVMGLSLPRADSRGDITASDSGRAAGSEEGGAASGKRGLPVVGVSVRFWNPQRTELMKLAEGLDALLSRMALHIRFLPFHYPGDDEASRFVMNMLSHAEDHGSEISIAPQSETPLEMLEEVSRCDLLIGMRLHSLIYAASQNVPMLGISYDPKIDHFLGRLGSVPVGSSADLDHRIVAAQSERLLSDREGWLASHAAQLEVLRREAQLPAKRIVEYLRK is encoded by the coding sequence ATGGTCGCCACGTCTTCTCAAACCATAGTTATTTCTGGTTACTACGGTTTTCGGAATATCGGGGACGAAGCCGTGCTGCAATCGATTCTGACCGCTCTTCGGGAAGAGAGCGAGGCGGCAGGGCTTAGGATCGAACCTGTCGTCTTGTCGATCGATCCGGAATGGACGGCGCGGACCTACGGAGTCAAGGCCGTACACCGGATGAAATTTAGTGAAGTAAGGGACGCTATCAAGAATAGCAGCGGCCTTATTAGCGGCGGGGGCAGCCTGCTGCAGGATGCGACAGGGGTAAAGACGATCCCCTATTATTTGGGTGTCGTCAAGCTGGCGCAGTGGCTGCGGAAGCCGACCTTCGTCTATGCTCAAGGGATCGGGCCGGTGAATCGGAGAATGTTCCGCCCTTTGATCGCCTCGGTATATCGCCGCTGTGAGTACGTCTCTGTCCGCGATGTCGAATCATCGGCATTGCTGCGCGATATTGGCATTCCCAAGAACATGATCGAAGTCGTTCCCGATCCGGTCATGGGGTTATCTCTGCCTCGAGCGGATTCAAGGGGAGACATTACAGCATCGGACTCCGGCAGGGCAGCGGGAAGCGAAGAGGGAGGAGCAGCCTCCGGCAAGCGAGGGCTTCCGGTTGTTGGCGTCTCCGTCCGTTTCTGGAATCCGCAGCGGACAGAGCTGATGAAGCTGGCCGAAGGCCTGGATGCGCTGCTAAGCAGAATGGCTCTGCACATTCGGTTCCTGCCGTTTCATTACCCAGGTGATGATGAAGCTTCCCGCTTCGTGATGAATATGTTAAGTCACGCTGAGGATCATGGCAGCGAAATCAGCATCGCGCCACAGAGCGAGACTCCACTGGAGATGCTGGAGGAAGTGAGCAGATGTGACTTGCTGATCGGAATGAGGCTTCATAGCCTGATCTATGCGGCTTCGCAAAATGTGCCGATGCTGGGCATCTCGTATGATCCCAAAATCGATCATTTCCTCGGCCGGCTTGGCAGTGTTCCTGTGGGGAGCAGCGCTGATCTCGATCATCGCATCGTAGCCGCCCAGAGCGAGCGGCTGCTGTCCGACCGGGAGGGCTGGCTTGCATCGCATGCGGCACAGCTTGAGGTATTGCGGCGTGAGGCGCAGCTTCCGGCAAAACGAATCGTGGAATATTTACGAAAGTAA
- a CDS encoding DUF5693 family protein, with translation MIQGWPRWNNASRKWLWILVVIGIIASLPVIYQRIQTEASAKKVEFVFNYRGLLEVASYQADPAAFMNEQLDRLKNAGVGSMAMFETTLDELSKARRIMLFTAADVAKMNQGVIAENGNYTYIAFTNEENDRQLRPLIEKGLRDLDIATSPWQYGEQSGLVIAAGPEDAVLKPLLETDPIAFAMLRDKGFNIVPRISDNVPFNEEDVDKLLSFYKDNGVKRIMLDGEGVKGYGEDEEKNSVETMAALLNKHELGIVVIENMKVQPKGFHKIAYLTGYNAVRLFSLSDTDVNLDRMVVADKIALATKDRNIRMIYFNAAPSKDLQKGAVTNPLDNIIHTLLEPGDAVQRVKDNGFELGQAEAFQVVDSSWQTYLKAIVIVGGVAFVALLVSIFAPSLTLGSFLLGLVGSAGLYVLKPTLLEQALALFVAISAPTVAMILAIRKVRDLSQAIPSMSAGRRLSHSLVLYFKTAVLSLSAVPFVIALLNNITYSLVLSQFRGVSLLHLAPVFLVAVYIMLYKGTNLVQELRAWMRMPITLVMVVGAVVLGAAAFYYLSRTGNAGTPLPGEAAFRSILENTFGVRPRNKEFLFAHPLFIVGIFAALRYRWALYAMIVAVIGQLSMVDTFAHIHTPAVLSLIRGLLGLGLGLIFGLLALLVWYILERCWEKWSPRLLKP, from the coding sequence GTGATCCAAGGTTGGCCGCGGTGGAACAATGCTTCCCGCAAATGGTTGTGGATATTAGTCGTAATTGGCATCATTGCTTCTTTGCCGGTCATTTATCAACGCATTCAGACGGAAGCGTCGGCGAAGAAGGTAGAGTTTGTATTTAATTATCGCGGATTGTTGGAGGTAGCGTCATATCAGGCCGACCCAGCCGCATTCATGAACGAGCAGCTTGACCGCTTGAAGAATGCCGGCGTTGGCTCGATGGCCATGTTCGAGACGACTTTGGATGAACTGTCCAAGGCGCGCCGGATCATGCTGTTTACGGCTGCGGATGTAGCTAAGATGAATCAGGGCGTAATCGCCGAGAATGGCAATTATACGTATATCGCTTTTACGAACGAAGAGAATGACCGGCAGCTCAGACCTTTGATTGAGAAAGGGCTGCGCGATTTGGATATTGCAACATCTCCATGGCAATATGGGGAGCAAAGCGGGTTGGTCATTGCAGCGGGACCGGAAGACGCTGTCCTTAAGCCGCTTCTGGAGACGGATCCGATCGCTTTTGCAATGCTGCGGGACAAAGGCTTCAATATCGTACCGCGGATTAGCGACAATGTTCCATTTAATGAAGAAGATGTGGATAAGCTGCTGTCTTTTTATAAAGATAACGGGGTAAAACGGATTATGCTCGACGGTGAAGGCGTCAAAGGCTACGGCGAAGATGAGGAAAAGAACAGCGTCGAGACGATGGCAGCGCTGCTGAACAAGCATGAACTAGGCATAGTTGTTATCGAGAATATGAAGGTGCAGCCTAAAGGCTTCCATAAAATCGCTTATTTGACCGGCTATAATGCCGTACGTCTGTTCTCGCTGTCCGATACCGATGTGAATTTGGATAGGATGGTCGTTGCCGACAAGATTGCGCTTGCGACGAAGGACCGGAATATTCGCATGATTTACTTCAATGCCGCTCCAAGCAAAGACTTGCAGAAAGGTGCGGTTACAAACCCTCTCGACAATATCATTCATACGCTTCTTGAGCCAGGGGATGCGGTACAGCGTGTGAAAGATAACGGCTTTGAGTTAGGACAGGCGGAGGCTTTTCAAGTGGTGGATAGCTCCTGGCAGACTTACTTAAAGGCCATCGTCATCGTAGGCGGCGTAGCTTTCGTGGCGCTTCTGGTGTCCATTTTCGCCCCATCGCTGACGCTGGGTTCATTCCTGCTGGGATTGGTCGGTTCGGCGGGATTATACGTCTTGAAGCCTACTTTGCTGGAACAGGCTCTCGCTTTATTCGTGGCCATCAGTGCGCCGACGGTTGCGATGATTCTGGCGATCCGCAAGGTTAGGGATCTGAGTCAGGCGATCCCGAGCATGTCTGCGGGCCGCAGGCTGTCGCATTCGCTGGTGCTGTACTTCAAAACGGCGGTTCTGTCGTTGTCCGCAGTACCTTTTGTCATAGCCCTGCTCAATAACATTACCTACAGCTTGGTACTCAGCCAGTTCCGCGGGGTTAGTCTGCTTCATTTGGCTCCGGTTTTCTTGGTTGCTGTTTATATTATGTTGTATAAGGGTACTAACTTGGTGCAGGAATTGCGGGCATGGATGCGCATGCCAATCACTCTCGTGATGGTTGTAGGAGCTGTCGTGCTGGGTGCGGCCGCGTTCTATTATTTGTCTCGCACAGGGAACGCAGGAACTCCGCTTCCGGGAGAAGCGGCATTCCGGTCAATCCTGGAGAATACATTTGGCGTAAGGCCGCGAAATAAAGAGTTTTTATTCGCGCATCCATTATTTATTGTAGGTATCTTTGCGGCGCTGCGTTACCGCTGGGCTCTGTACGCGATGATTGTAGCGGTCATCGGTCAGCTGTCGATGGTCGATACCTTTGCTCATATTCATACGCCAGCTGTGCTTTCGCTTATTCGCGGGTTGCTGGGATTAGGTCTAGGCTTGATCTTTGGCCTGTTGGCCCTGCTGGTATGGTATATCCTTGAAAGGTGCTGGGAGAAATGGTCGCCACGTCTTCTCAAACCATAG
- a CDS encoding phospho-sugar mutase, whose amino-acid sequence MAELSHSVEEKVKSWLDDPSIDEATKEELRALASNPAELEDRFYRDLEFGTGGLRGVIGAGSNRMNRYTVGRATQGLAQYLLKVHGNQEGRPSVVIAHDSRHFSPEFALEAALVLAGNGIEAKLFPSLRPTPQLSFTVRHVGATGGIVITASHNPPEYNGYKVYNANGGQLVPHEAEQVINNIKGLTSFEQVQRLTKEEAEVKGLLVWLGEAEDEAFFNTVAGVSLNPELLASGAAKDVVVVFTPLHGTGNIPVRRVLDKLGFTQVHIVKEQEQPDAEFSTVKSPNPEEREAFKLAIELGEQVGADILIGTDPDADRMGAVVKNAAGEYEVLTGNQSGAILVHYILSQMKEAGKLPGNGAIVKTIVTSEFGAEIARYYGAEVFNTLTGFKYIGEKMDQFEQSGDYTYLFGYEESYGYLAGNYARDKDAIVASTLICEAAAYYKQQGKSLVDVLEELYAKFGYYRESLVSRTLKGKDGLAQIVALMEKFRSEPPQVIGDIPVTKVEDFSLGLYGLPKENVLKFSLEDGSWFCLRPSGTEPKIKFYFAVRGTSSADAAARLERIQEEVLKRVDA is encoded by the coding sequence ATGGCTGAATTGAGTCATAGCGTTGAAGAGAAAGTGAAGAGCTGGCTGGATGATCCATCCATCGATGAAGCGACAAAAGAAGAGCTGAGAGCATTAGCTTCTAATCCTGCGGAACTGGAGGATCGCTTCTATCGGGATCTGGAATTCGGAACCGGCGGCCTGCGCGGCGTCATCGGAGCAGGAAGCAACCGAATGAACCGTTATACAGTCGGACGCGCTACGCAAGGGTTGGCCCAGTACTTGCTCAAGGTTCATGGGAATCAAGAAGGACGTCCGTCGGTCGTCATTGCACATGACAGCCGCCATTTCTCCCCGGAATTTGCGCTGGAAGCCGCATTGGTGCTGGCTGGCAACGGAATCGAAGCGAAGCTGTTCCCATCCCTTCGCCCAACGCCGCAGCTATCCTTCACGGTTCGCCATGTTGGTGCAACCGGAGGGATTGTGATCACGGCGAGCCACAATCCGCCGGAATATAACGGCTATAAAGTATACAACGCTAACGGCGGCCAGCTTGTTCCGCATGAGGCAGAGCAGGTCATCAATAATATCAAGGGGCTTACTTCCTTTGAGCAAGTACAGCGTCTCACAAAAGAAGAAGCCGAAGTTAAAGGGCTGCTCGTTTGGTTAGGCGAAGCGGAGGACGAGGCATTTTTCAATACGGTAGCTGGTGTGAGCCTGAATCCGGAGCTGCTGGCATCGGGCGCTGCCAAAGATGTTGTCGTCGTATTTACGCCGCTTCACGGAACGGGGAACATCCCTGTACGGCGAGTATTGGATAAATTGGGCTTTACACAGGTTCATATCGTCAAGGAGCAGGAGCAGCCTGACGCAGAGTTCTCAACAGTGAAATCGCCAAACCCGGAAGAGCGGGAAGCCTTCAAGCTGGCGATCGAACTGGGAGAGCAAGTGGGAGCCGACATCTTGATCGGCACAGATCCGGACGCGGACCGGATGGGCGCTGTGGTCAAAAACGCAGCTGGCGAGTATGAGGTTCTGACTGGCAATCAGTCCGGAGCAATTCTTGTTCATTATATTTTGAGCCAAATGAAGGAAGCCGGCAAGCTGCCAGGCAATGGGGCGATTGTCAAAACGATCGTTACCAGCGAATTCGGCGCGGAAATCGCCCGCTATTATGGAGCCGAGGTGTTTAATACACTGACCGGGTTTAAATATATTGGCGAGAAAATGGATCAATTCGAACAGTCCGGGGACTACACATATTTGTTTGGCTATGAGGAAAGCTACGGTTACCTGGCTGGAAATTATGCCCGCGACAAGGATGCGATCGTCGCCTCCACGCTTATTTGCGAAGCTGCAGCTTATTATAAGCAGCAAGGCAAATCATTGGTCGATGTGCTGGAGGAATTGTACGCGAAATTCGGCTATTACCGTGAATCACTAGTGTCGCGGACGTTGAAGGGTAAAGATGGTTTGGCGCAAATCGTAGCGTTGATGGAGAAGTTCCGGAGCGAGCCGCCGCAAGTCATCGGGGATATCCCGGTAACCAAGGTAGAGGACTTTTCCCTGGGCCTTTATGGGCTGCCGAAGGAAAATGTATTAAAATTTTCACTTGAGGACGGTTCGTGGTTCTGTCTTCGTCCGTCCGGTACGGAACCGAAGATTAAATTTTATTTCGCGGTGCGGGGCACTTCCAGTGCGGATGCTGCGGCTCGGCTGGAGCGCATCCAGGAAGAAGTGCTGAAGCGCGTTGATGCCTAA